In the Pyramidobacter porci genome, TCGATCGAGAGCACTTGCACGTCGCCGCCGTCGGATGCGAAGGGGGCGCGGCACTTGGGCGTGATGCTGCCTTTTTCGCCGTTGATGAGCGGGTACTCGGCGTCGGGGGTGAAGCCGGCCACGGGCAGTTCCTGGCCGGATGTGACGTAGCGGTCGATGGCGCGGCTGCCCAATTCTTCGTTGGTGCCGACGATCAGGCGTACGCGGCGCTTCAGCCGCACGCCGGCCTCGCGCAGGGCTTTCATGGCGAACATGGCGCTGATGGCGGGGCCTTTGTCGTCGGCGACGCCGCGGCCGTAGAGCAGCCCGTCCTTGATCATGCCCTGCCAGGGGTCGCAGCTCCAGCCTTCGCCGGCGGGCACGACGTCGACGTGAGCCAGCACGGCGATCATCTCGGGCAGCGATTCGTCGCCGAGTTCGGCGATGCCGACCTGATTCTCGAAGGCCCAGGTGCGGAAGCCGTGGCGCGTGCCGATCTCGACGAACTTGTCGAGGGCGGCTTTGGGGCCGGGGCCGAACGGCGCGTCGGGCTGCGGCGCTTCGCCGCCTACGCTGGGAACGGCGACGAGCTCGCGGATCGTGCCGATCAGGCTGTCTTTGTCGTTGTCGATAATGGCGCGGATCTTGTCCATGTTCATGTCGGGTGTTCCTCCTCGAATAAAGTTTTATCTTCTGAAACGATTGTACCCCGGCATTTTTGTTTCCGCTTGCGTGAAATGCCGGAAATTCGTCGTTTTCAAGGCAGATATGAAAAAAATATGAACGAAAATCACGGTTTGAGCGCGTTTTTCTTCCGCGCGCCGCTTTTTTTCGCGGCGCGCCGGCGGTCGAGCTCGTCGAACTGTGCCGTCGAAAAACGATCCTGCGAGGACGGTTCCAGTTCGTAGGCCGGCTGAGCTTCTGCCAGCGGGACGGCGCGCCCCAGCACGCGCCCGGTGAAATCGGCGTGCGCGCCGCGCAGGCGCTTGAGGTCGGCCGCGGAGATCTGCAGCTCCACGGCGTTGGCGAGCGCGTCGAAGAGCGGCAGCACGCGCGAGACGCGGACGCCCTTTTTCGTGCGCGTCTGCACCCAGGTGGGGATGGCGTCGGCGCTGACGAGGCGCGTGACGCCGTTTCCTTTTTCCAGAGTCAGGCGTGCGATCACGCCCATGTCGCGCGGCTTGGCGCGCTGGTTGGAGATGAAGTTGCCCATCGACCAGGCGATCAGAGCCGGCGCGCGGTCGCCCGAAGCGGCGCGCAGTTCCAGCGGCTGCACGACGTGCGGGTGCGAGGCGATCACCGCGCCGACGCCGGCTTCCAGCAATTTCTCGGCGAAGGCGACGACGAAGCGCGGCGGCGTCAGCGCGTATTCCACGCCGATGTGCGGCATGGCGACGATGAAGTCGGGGCTGAGCGCCCTGGCGCGGGCGACGTCGCCGCTGACTTCTTCCCACGAAGCGCCGCGCGCCACCGCCCAGTCCTGCGAGGCCGGCACGGGGATGCCGTTGGTGCCGTAGGTCCACGACAGGAAGGCGACTGTGATGCCGTTCACGTTTTCGACGGCGACGATCTCGCGGTCGGCGGAGGCGGCGTAGGTGCCGAAGGTCGTGAAGCCGCGGGCGCGCAGCTCTTTCAGCGTGCGGAACAGCCCGGCGACGCGGCGGTCCATGCAGTGGTTGTTGGCGGTAGTCAGGACGTCGAAACCGGCGTCTTTGAGAGCGTCGGCGTACTCGTCGGGCGTGTTGAAGCACGGGTAGCCCGTGTAGCCGCGCTTTTCGCCGCCGAGCGTGGTCTCGAGGTTGCCGGCAGCCAGGTCGGCGGCGGAAATCAGCGGCTTGACGCGCGCGAACGAGGGCGCGAAGTCGTAGCCATTTTTGCGCCGCGCCGCGCGCAGCTGCGGGGCGTGAGCCATCAAGTCGCCGACGAAAAGCAGCGTGGCGCGGTGGGGACGCAGGACGTCGGCGTCGTCGCTGAACAGCGCCGCCGAATCGTCGGGAAGCGGAGCTTCCGCGCGCGCCGTCCCGCAGAAAAATGCGGCCAGCAGCGCCGCGAACAGCGATATTCTCATAAAAAAATTCCTTTCTCGAAAAAATCCGATTGAAATCCGCTCCATTATCGCATCTTTGCCGCGGCGGCGAAAGGGGAAAAACGCCCGCATCCCGCGGCAGTTTTGCCGCCCCTTGTCCGTTTCGGCGCATCTTGACCTTTGTCCCTCTTTGGGTGATAATCGTCTTTTGAGAAGGTTAACCATATTATGATTTTCGGTTATCGATAAGCGAAAGGTGTCTTGCCGATGATCCTGGACACGCACATGCACACGGCGGAGTACTCGCCGGACAGTTTTCTGCCCATCGCCGAAGCGGTCGCCCGCGCCCGCGAGATGGGCATCGACGGGCTTTGCGTCACCGACCACGACACGCTCGGCGCGCGCGAGGCAATCGACGGATGGCGGCAAAAATTCCAGTTCCCGCTCTTTCTCGGCGTCGAGGTGCTGACGACGCGGGGCGACGTAGTCTGCTTCGGCCTTGATGAAGCGCCGCCGCCCGCCGCGGTCGCGCCCGAGGAGCTGATGGCGCGCGTGGCGGCCTGCGGCGGCTGCGCGACGGCGGCTCATCCGTTCCGCAACAACAACCGCGGGCTGGAAGACCTGATCGCCACGCTGCCGGGGCTGCACGGCGTGGAGTGTTTCAACGGCAGCACCGACCCGGCCGCCAATCTGCACGCGCTGGAACTGGCGCGCGCTTCCGGCCGCGCTTTGCTGGGGGCAGCCGACGCGCATTGGCGCGAGCGGGTCGGCCTTTTCGTCACCGAGTTCGACGACGATCTGCGCGACGAGCGCGACCTGATCCGCGCGGTGCGGGCCGGGCGCTGTCGTCCGCTGGCCTGGGACGGCGCGAAGTTTGTCGACGCGGAGGCGTTCTGCCGCGCGCGCTTGGCGGAATAAAACGGTTTTCACGCGCCGCGGCAAGCGGCGCGTATCAGTTAAGGAGGTTTTTGCATGTTGAAAAAATTGGGAGCATTGGCGGCGGCTGCGATGACCCTGGCGGTTCCGGCCGCCGGCGCCGAGCAGAAGAAGCTCAGCATCTTCATCGCCTATACGGGCGTTGACGGCATCCTTCAGGAGTTCACCAAGGACACGGGCATCGAAGTGGAGTACCTGGCCATGTCGTCGGGAGAGGTTTTGACCCGCCTGCGCGCGGCCAAGGGCAAGGCGCAGGCCGACGTGTGGTTCGGCGGCGGTCTGGACAGTTACGTGGCGGCGGCCGGCGAGGGGTTCCTCGAGCCGTACAAGTCGCCGGAACGCGCCGCGTACGAGCCGATGTTCTATAACGCCGACGGCTACTGGAGCGGCATCTCTTTGGGCGCGGTCGATTTCGTCGTCAACAGCGAGATCATGGCCAAAAAGAACCTGCCCATGCCGCGCAGCTGGCAGGATCTGACCAACCCCGTCTACAAGGGCGAAGTGCTGATGGCCACGCCGGCCGTGAGCGGCACGTTCTATGCCACGGTCTGGGCGATCCTCTCCGCGAAGGGCGAGGAAGACGGCTGGAAGCTGCTCGAGGCTATCGACGCCAACGTGCCCTATTACTCCAAGCGCGGCGCCGAGCCGGCCAACAAGGTCAGCACGGGCGAGGCGGCGATCGCCGTGGCTCCGTTCGACACCGGCGAAAAGCTGAAGGGCGAAGGCTACAAGATCGAGACGGCGTTCCCCACCGACGGCGTGCCGTGGTACATCGCGCCCGTGGCGCTGTTCAAGGGCGCGCGCAATCCCGAGGCCGGCAAGGCGCTGATCGACTGGGTGCTGTCGGCAAAAGGGCAGGAGACGCTGGCCAAGTACACCACGCAGGCTCCGATCCGTCCCGGCGTGAAGCTGGCTCCCGCGGTGCAGGCCATGCGCGATTCCAACCTCGTCAAGGCCGACGTGGTCGAGGGCGGAGCGCAGCGCAAGCGCGTGCTCGCCGCCTGGCAGGAGCGCTTTGGTTCCAAATAACCCGGCGCAAAGAAGAGGACGCGCGCTCTCCGGCGCGGAGCTGGCACTTTGGCTCGCGGCGGGGAGCGGCGTCCTCCTTTTTGTGTTCTGGCCCGTGGCGGCGGTGCTGCGCGAAAGCCTGCTGGTGGACGGACAATGGTCGCTTTCGGCGTGGCGCGGGTTGTTGGGCAAAAACTGGCCGCTGGTGCTGAACAGCTTCGGCGTGGCCGCCGCCGTGACGGCGGTCACGCTGCCGCTGGCGTCGCTTCTGGCCGTGAAGCTGCTGTACGGCGCGGCGGCGGGACGGAAGCTGCTGACGGCGGTACTGGTGCTGTCGACGATCTCGCCGCCGTTCGTCGGTTCGATGTCGTATCTGATGCTCTTCGGCCGCCGCGGTCTGATCACCTGGCGGCTGCTGGGGCTGGAATGGAATCCTTACGGTTTTCACGGCGTGGTGATGATGGAGGCGCTGTCACAGCTGGGCGTCGCCACGCTGCTGGCGGCGGCGTCGTTTCATCGGGTGGACGGCTCGCTGGAGCGGGCCTCGCTCGACTTGGGCGCTTCGCCGCTGCGCACGCTGCTGAACGTCAGCGCGCCGCTGGCGCGTCCCGGGCTGGCGGCCGCGGCGCTGATGGTCTTCGTCCGCTCGCTCTCCGACTTCGGCACGCCGCTGTTTGTGGGCGGCCGCTTTCAGGTGCTGGCGTCGAAGGCGTACAACACGCTGATCGGCGTCGGCGATTTTCCGCTGGCCTGCGCCATGAACGCGCTGCTGGTGCTGCCTTCGCTGTTGCTGCTGGCGGCGCGGCGCGAAGCGCGCGGGCGGAACTTTTCGCTGCGGCTGGCCGGCACGCGCTCGCTGCGCCTGCGCGGCGCAGGGCTGTGGCTGCCGGAAGCGGCAGCGTGGCTGTTCGTCGCTCTGGAGGCGGCGGTCTACGGCCTGATCTTCGCCGGCAGCGTCACAAAGACGTGGGGCACTGACTTCTCGCTGACGACGGCGCATCTGCGCGGTCTGTGGAATTTCAGCGGCAACGGCTTTGCGCGCAGTCTGGTCTGTTCCGTCGCAGCGGGGGTGGGGAGCGCGGCGCTGGGCGCGGCGCTGGCGCGGCTGCTCGACCGTGCCACGGCGGCGCTGAGGCGCGCCGCGCGCGTGCTGATCGAGCTGCCTTACCTTGTGCCGGGAACGTTCTTCGGCGTGGGGTATCTGCTGGTGTCGTCGTCGCTGCCATGGGAGATTCCCGCCGGCTTTTTGATCGCCATGAACTGTCTGTTCCGCCAGCTTTCGCCGTCGACGTGGTCGGCGCAGGCGGGATTGGCGCAAATCAATCCCGAGCTGGAGCTGGCCGTGCGCGACCTCGGCGGCGGCCAGGGGCGCGCGCTGCGCGACATGCTGCTGCCGCTGCTGCGGCCGTTCATGCTGGTGTCGTTCATCAACGCCTTCAGCGCCGCCATGACCAGCACCGGGCCGATCATCTTCCTGGTCAGCCCCTACGCGCGCGTGGCGGCGGTGGAACTGTTCGAGTCGATCAACAGCGGCAGGTACGGCGACGCTTCGGCGATGGCTTCGCTGCTGATTGCGGCGATCTTGGCGGTCAACGCGCTGGCGTGGAAAGCTCTGGGGAGGAAAAGTTAAATGCTTTCATTCGAGAATGTCTGTTTCAGTTACGGCGAGGCGAAAGCCCTCGACGGCGTCTCGCTGGCGCTGAAAAAAGGCGAGCTGCTGACGCTGCTGGGGCCTTCGGGCTGCGGCAAGACGACGACGCTGCAGATCGCCGGCGGATTTTTGTTTCCCGATTCGGGGCGCGTCATGCTCGACGGGCGCGACGTCTCGGCGCTGCCGCCGGAGAAACGTCCTACGGCGACGGTGTTTCAGAGCCACGCGCTGTTTCCGCACATGAGCGTGGAGGAAAACGTCGCCTACGGCCTGCGCGTGCGCGGAACTCCCCGCGCGGAGCGGCTGCGGCGCGCGGCGGAAATGTTGGAGCGCGTCGGTCTGGACGGCTATCTGAAATCGCGCGTACAGGATCTGTCGGGCGGGCAGCAGCAACGCGTGGCCCTCGCCCGGGCGCTGATCCTCAATCCGCGGGTGCTGCTGCTCGACGAACCGCTGTCGAGCCTCGACGCGCGGCTGCGCGTGCGCATGCGCGCCGAGATCCGTTCGCTGCAAAAGGCGTTCGGCATCACGGCGCTGTACGTCACGCACGACCAGGAGGAGGCGCTGTCGATCTCCGACCGCGTGGCGCTGATGCAGGGAGGACGGCTCGTGCAGGTGGGTACGCCGGAGGAAGTTTATTTTTCGCCGCACGGCGATTTTGCCGCCGACTTTATCGGTGACGCGTTCCCCGTGACGCTGGAAGGGCGGCGACAGCTGCTCCGCCCTGATCAGATCGTCGTCGCGGCAGACGGCCCGCTGGTCGGAACTCTGGTCTCGCGTGCGTTCCTCGGCGCCTCGACGGACTGGGTCATCGACTGGCAGGGGCAGACGCTGCGAGCTTCCGTGCCCAGCGCCGCCGAACCGGCGCGCGAGATCGGCGGCGAAGTGCGCTTCGCGATCCTGCCGTCCCGGGACCGAAACGCATGAGGGACGCCGGCTCTTTTCGGGCGGCGGCGTTTTTTTGAGAAAAAGCCTTTGCCGCCGGCGCAATTGGACGTTACAGCGAATACCGGCGCGTCCCGCGTGACGCGGGCTGTTTTTATATTTTCGCAAGACGTTTATAATGCTGAAAAGGGCCGGAAATTCATATTTTTTGTGGAAACAGCTCCGTGAAGTTCTATAATGTTGAAATCCCGCGGCAGGCGGATCTTTTGCCGGGATCGAAAAGCTCCCGCGGCGCGCTTGACAGTTATGTCTGCGAAATGCTATATTTTGATCATAGAAATCATAGAATGTGCATGGCAATTTTCAGAGCGAGAGAGGAGCAGGTTCCATGAATTCTACGCGCAACATCATGGCGCTCATCGAGGCGCTGCTCGCCGACGGCGGCGAGCTCGGCGTCCGCGAGCTGGGGATGCGGACGGGCATTCCCAAGAGCACGGTCCAGCGCTTTCTGTCAGGAATGGAAGAGAACGGCTGGGTCGCGCAGGACAAGAGGACGCAGGGCTATCGGATCGGTTACAAGCTGCTCGGCCAGTCGAACGGCTGGGCGCTTCGTCTGGCGTTGGTCAATCAGTCCCAGGAGCTGCTGAAGACGTTGTGCAATCAGACCGGGCAGAGCGTATCTCTGTGCACGCTCGACGGGTTCAGCGGTCTCAGCGTCGCCGCGTCTCTGCCCGAGGACGGCCCCGCGCTGGCGAACCGGCGCCCGAAACTGTTCGACCTGCACGCCGGCGCGGCGGGCAAGGCGCTGTTGGCTTTCGCGCCCGAGCCGCTGCAGAAGTACATCGTCTATTCCGAGCCGAAAAGCTACACGTCCGCGACGATCACCGGCTCCAAAGAGCTGCTGGCGGAGATCGAGAAGATCAGAGAGAAGCGTTACGCCGTCAGCGTCGAAGAGCTGGTGCCGGAAACCGCCGAAGCGGCGGCGCCGATCCTGTATCCCGACGGAACGGTCATGGCGGTGTTGGCCATCGGCGGCGCGAAAAATTCCGTGGCGCCGCAGTTCGAGGCGTTTCGCGGCATCCTTCAGAAAGCCGCCGCCCGACTGCAAAAAAGCATCCTCGATTCGTGAACCGAAAAATTCCCGGCAAAAAAATCCGGCGCTCCCATTGTTGCAGGAGCGCCGGATTTTTTTGCCGGTCAGACGGCCGCGGCTTCGAAACGGCTGAGCACGCGCAGCGTCCGCCGGGGCAGATGGCGCTTCCAGAACGCGGCGGCGCTGGCGATCCAGCCTTCGGCTTCCGTGCCGATGCCGAGGCCGAAGCCGTGCCCGAGATGCGGGTACTTGTGGAATTCCGTGTCGATACCGCAGGCCGCCAGCGCGTCGAGACGCTTTTTCATCACCCGCCAGTCGCAGACGGGGTCGTTTTCGCCCACGCAGACGTAAGTAGGCGGTTCCTGGCGGGTGTGATTGGTGTGCCCGGTGTACTGCAGCACCAGCGTGCCGGGGCGCGGCAGCTGCGCGCCGCCGAAACCGTGCGGCCCGTACGAGGCCAGATAGGCGGCGACATGGGCGCCGACCGAGCTGCCCCAGAGCGAGTAACACTCGGTGCCGACGTTGAACTCTTCCGCATGGGTGAAAATTTGTGTGATCGCGACAGCCAGATCTTCGCAGGCGGCTTCGAGACTTTCGGTCCGGTAGTGAAGCGTAAAAGCGTTGAATCCCATGCGGCTCAGTTCCAGTGCGTGCGGCAGACTCTCATGGAGCGACGCCACATATTGGAAACTGCCTCCCGCGCAGATAACGGCAAACGGCGCTTTTTTGACGCCGCGGAAATAAAACAGCCCCGTCTCCGCCTTGGCCGGGTCCTTATCTTTTTCTCTATCGGAATAGAGATCGTAGAAGATCTTTTCGCCGTTCTTTTCCCGCGCGAGCATGGAGTTGAGGACGTTCAGCGTGACGTCGACGCTCAAATGCCTATGATAGGGAAACAACGGCGCGATCTGCCCCAGCGTGCGTTTTTTGTCGGATTCACTCAGATGTCCGGGGAAAAGGAGCTGCCCATATCCCTTGAAATTCTCGTTTGCGATGACATCTGCTATTTTTGTTTCAGCGTCCATTTCCGCCCAACCTCCTTGACTCATGATCGGAAAATTCTTTCAAAAGAGAAAAATCGATCTTTTAAAAATGAAAAAACACTCTTGAAAGTATTTCTTTGTAATTAATTAACTTAATTCTATCATGAAGTGATCGGATTACCAAGCGGAGCACAGAGAAAAATCGCTATAAAAAATAATAAAATTAAGAAATGATAGTTTTGAGCCAAAAAGTGGAATCACATAAGACAGAAAAATGTCACGTGCATACAGAATAATTTATAGCTGCGGCGCGACGCGACAAAAGCTGAACTTGAGGGTTTCATTTCTGACGATTAAGATCTTCATTTTCCTCTTCCAGCGAGAAATACGATACGTTTTGTCTTATTCGATTAAAGTAAAGTGATGAAGGATCAAAGCCGCAATTTTATTTTAAACTCTTAAAATAAAATTATGAATGAAGAAGCGTCCCATAACTTTCCATGCCGAAGGCGTTCTATCCCGTCAAAAAAGAGAGACGTGCCGCGTGCGGTACGTCTCTCTTTATGCCGCCTCTTGATTGACACTGATTTTCAATGAAAAAGCCCCGTTGAAAATGCCGCCCCTCCGCACGGCTGCGCCGCAAAAACCACGCGGCAGGCTGACACGGACGTTTTTTCAAAATGTTCCACGTGGAACATTTTTGCGCTGGTGCGGCGAAAAACAAGCGGCCATGCCGATCTGCAAGATGCGGAACAGCATGGCCGAAAAAACGGTTTGCCTTTTTTCTATTTGGCGGGGCCGCCGAACGCGGGCAGCACGCCGCCGGCGTAGGCGTCGAGAATGTACTTGGAAATCTTGTCGCTCTGCAGGGCTTTGATCAGCGCCTGCACGTCGGCGTTGTTCTCGTTGCCGGCCTTTACGGCGATGACGTTGGCGTAGGGCGAGTCGGCGCCCTCGACGAGCAGCGCGTCCCTGGCGGGGTTGAAGCCGGCGGGGATCGCGTAGTTGCCGTTGATCACGGCCGCGTCCACGTCGTCAAGCGAGCGGGGCAGCTGAGCGGCTTCGAGCGAGCGGAACTTGAAATCATGTTTGTTCTCTTCGACGTCCAGCTCGGTGGCGGTGAGGCCGCTGTCCGCCGCCAGCCTGATCAGCCCGGCGGACTGGAGCAGCAGCAGGGCGCGCCCGCAGTTGGTGGGATCGTTGGGGATGGCGATGAGCGCGCCGTCTTTGAGCTCTTCGAGCGCGGCGAACTTCTTCGAAAACAGGCCCATGGGTTCCACGTGGATGGTGGCGGCGGAGGTCAGGTCGAGGCCGCGGTCCTCGCAGAAGCTCTGCAGGTAGGGCAGATGCTGGAAATAATTGGCGTCGAGTTCGCCGTCGCTGAGCGCCAGATTGGGCGTGACGTAGTCGGTGAACTCCACGATCTGCAAATCGACGCCCTGGGCTTTGAGTTCGTCCCTGACCTGGGCGAGGATCTCGGCGTGAGGCGTGGGCGTGGCGCCGACGCGCAGCGAGCCGGCAAAGGACGCGCCGGCGAAGCACAGAGAAACGGCAAAAGCGAGAACACAGATTTTTTTCATTGCAGCAAAACCTCCTGAAAAATAAATTATCGATTCCGGCTCAGATTCCGGACGATTTTATTACCGAGCCATTGAATTCCCTGGACAATGGCGATAATAACGACGACGGCGGCGATCAGCACGTCGCTGCGGAAGCGGTGGAAGCCGTAGCGGATGGCCACGTCGCCCAGTCCGCCGCCGCCGATGGCCCCGGCCATGGCGGAGCTGCCGACGATGGCGATGACCGTCAGCGTCGCGCCCGCGGCCAGCGAGGGCAGCGCCTCGGGGATCATCACTTTCAGGACGATGGTCTTGACGTCGGCGCCCATGGCCTGCGCGGCTTCGATCACGCCGCGGTCCACTTCCTTGAGGGCACTCTGCACGACGCGCCCCACGAACGGCGCGGCCGAGATCGACAGCGGCACGATGGCGGCCGTAGTGCCGATGGTCGTACCCACGATCAGCCGCGAGAGCGGGAAGAGGATGATCATGAGGATGATGAACGGGAAGGAACGGAAGACATTGACGAAGGCATCGAGCGCCTTGCCGGCGACGCGGCTTTCGCACAGACCGCCCTTTTCGGTGAGCGCGAGGGCGATGCCCAGCGGCAGCCCCAGCAGGATCGCAAACAGACTCGACAGGCCGACCATGTACAGCGTCTGCAGCGTCGGTTCGGCCAGCAGGCCGAAGATTTTAGCCATTCCAGATCACCTCCACCTTCACGTTATGGGCGCGGATCATGTCCATCGCCGCGGCGATCACCTGCGGAGCGCCGCCGAACTGTACCGTCAGGGTGCCGACTCGAGACACGTAGAGGCTGTCGATGGCGCCGGCCAGAATGTTGACGTCGGCCCCCGTGGCCTTGATCGTCTGCGAGATCAGGGGCGCTTCCGCCGCCGAGCCGTCGAATGCCAGCACCGCCACGGGCTTTCCCGCCTCGCGGGGCAGTCCGGCGCCCTCGTCGTACCCCGTGCGCGGCAGTTTGGCGAGGAACTCGCGCGCCGTTTTCGAGCGCGGATTGAGGAAAATGTCCTTGACCGTTCCCTGCTCGACGATGCGTCCCGACTCGATGATCGCCACGCGCGAGCAGATCTCGCGGATGACGTTCATCTCGTGGGTGACGACGACGATCGTCAGCCCCATGAGACGGTTGATGCCGGCCAGCAGGCTGAGGATCGATTTGGTGGTGCGGGGATCGAGGGCGCTGGTGGCCTCGTCGGAAAGCAGCACGTGCGGACGGTTTGCCAGCGCGCGGGCGATGGCGACGCGCTGCTTCTGGCCGCCGGAAAGCTGCGACGGATAGCTGCCGGCCTTGTCGGAAAGCTCGACCACGTCGAGCATCTCGGCGACGCGGTCTTTGACGTCTTTCGGCTTCCAGCCCTCCAGTTCCAGCGGAAAGGCGACGTTGCCCGCCACTGTGCGCGAGGCCAGCAGGTTGAAGTGCTGAAAGATCATGCCGATTTTGCGCCGCGCCAGCCGCAGGCCGCCCGCGTCGAGCGCCGTGATCTCCTGCCCGTCGATGGAGACTTGCCCGCCGCTGGGTTCTTCGAGGCGGTTGATCGTACGCAGCAGCGTCGATTTGCCCGCGCCCGACAGGCCGATGATGCCGAAGATCTCGCCGTCACCGATGTCCAGGTCGATGCCCGACAGCGCCTCGACGATACCGCCATCGGGCGCGCGATAGATTTTTTTGATGCCGCGGAGCTGAATCATGATTTCACCTTCCGTAGGGGGATCGCGCACCCCGGAGGGAAACAAAAAGCCGCCCTGCGATGGCAAGGCGGCTCAAATCCCTCTTTGAGGCTTCCCCTCATCGCTGTCAGCAGGACCACCTTTCCCCTACGGGCAGGTTGGTGCAGGATCGTCGAGCTGACTCTCTCCCCTGACTCTTGATAAAAAGTTGCGCTGTTTGATTGACGGGTATGATAACACAATCTTCCGCGAAGCGCAAGAGAGCGCCGCGGATCTTTTCCGGCCGACGGAACGCTTTTGCGGAGGAGTTCACAGCTCGAGGGATTCGCCGGGGCGCAGCACCGCGACCCTGCTGTCCGGCTCGCAGAGCGCCTTGAACGCCTGCGGATCCTGTCTGATGGGCGGGAACGTGTCGTAATGCATGGGCACGGTGATCTTCGCGCCGACGGCGCGTGCGGCGCGGGCCGCGTCGCACGGCCCCATCGTGTAGAAATCGCCGATCGGCAGCAGCGCCGCGTCCAGCTTTTCCTCCGCCAGCAGCGCCATGTCGCCGTAAAACGCCGTGTCGCCGGCGAAATAAACCTTCTTGCCGCCCATCTCGATCAGAAAACCGCAGGCCAGCGCGCCCGGCAGCCCGCTGCCGTGAATCGCCTGCAGCAGCTTGACGCGCCCGAACGGCATCGGCCCCCAGCCGCCGATGTTGCCGAGACAATTTTTCAGCCCCGCCTCCGTCAGCATGCCGCGCAGCTCGGCCACGCCGACTACCGTCGCGCCCGTGCGCCGGGCGATGTCGAGCGTGTCGCCGAGGTGGTCGCCGTGACAGTGGCTGACGAGAATGAAGTCGGCCGTCAC is a window encoding:
- a CDS encoding PHP domain-containing protein, with protein sequence MILDTHMHTAEYSPDSFLPIAEAVARAREMGIDGLCVTDHDTLGAREAIDGWRQKFQFPLFLGVEVLTTRGDVVCFGLDEAPPPAAVAPEELMARVAACGGCATAAHPFRNNNRGLEDLIATLPGLHGVECFNGSTDPAANLHALELARASGRALLGAADAHWRERVGLFVTEFDDDLRDERDLIRAVRAGRCRPLAWDGAKFVDAEAFCRARLAE
- a CDS encoding alpha/beta hydrolase, yielding MDAETKIADVIANENFKGYGQLLFPGHLSESDKKRTLGQIAPLFPYHRHLSVDVTLNVLNSMLAREKNGEKIFYDLYSDREKDKDPAKAETGLFYFRGVKKAPFAVICAGGSFQYVASLHESLPHALELSRMGFNAFTLHYRTESLEAACEDLAVAITQIFTHAEEFNVGTECYSLWGSSVGAHVAAYLASYGPHGFGGAQLPRPGTLVLQYTGHTNHTRQEPPTYVCVGENDPVCDWRVMKKRLDALAACGIDTEFHKYPHLGHGFGLGIGTEAEGWIASAAAFWKRHLPRRTLRVLSRFEAAAV
- a CDS encoding MetQ/NlpA family ABC transporter substrate-binding protein; amino-acid sequence: MKKICVLAFAVSLCFAGASFAGSLRVGATPTPHAEILAQVRDELKAQGVDLQIVEFTDYVTPNLALSDGELDANYFQHLPYLQSFCEDRGLDLTSAATIHVEPMGLFSKKFAALEELKDGALIAIPNDPTNCGRALLLLQSAGLIRLAADSGLTATELDVEENKHDFKFRSLEAAQLPRSLDDVDAAVINGNYAIPAGFNPARDALLVEGADSPYANVIAVKAGNENNADVQALIKALQSDKISKYILDAYAGGVLPAFGGPAK
- a CDS encoding CapA family protein; translated protein: MRISLFAALLAAFFCGTARAEAPLPDDSAALFSDDADVLRPHRATLLFVGDLMAHAPQLRAARRKNGYDFAPSFARVKPLISAADLAAGNLETTLGGEKRGYTGYPCFNTPDEYADALKDAGFDVLTTANNHCMDRRVAGLFRTLKELRARGFTTFGTYAASADREIVAVENVNGITVAFLSWTYGTNGIPVPASQDWAVARGASWEEVSGDVARARALSPDFIVAMPHIGVEYALTPPRFVVAFAEKLLEAGVGAVIASHPHVVQPLELRAASGDRAPALIAWSMGNFISNQRAKPRDMGVIARLTLEKGNGVTRLVSADAIPTWVQTRTKKGVRVSRVLPLFDALANAVELQISAADLKRLRGAHADFTGRVLGRAVPLAEAQPAYELEPSSQDRFSTAQFDELDRRRAAKKSGARKKNALKP
- a CDS encoding ABC transporter substrate-binding protein, whose protein sequence is MLKKLGALAAAAMTLAVPAAGAEQKKLSIFIAYTGVDGILQEFTKDTGIEVEYLAMSSGEVLTRLRAAKGKAQADVWFGGGLDSYVAAAGEGFLEPYKSPERAAYEPMFYNADGYWSGISLGAVDFVVNSEIMAKKNLPMPRSWQDLTNPVYKGEVLMATPAVSGTFYATVWAILSAKGEEDGWKLLEAIDANVPYYSKRGAEPANKVSTGEAAIAVAPFDTGEKLKGEGYKIETAFPTDGVPWYIAPVALFKGARNPEAGKALIDWVLSAKGQETLAKYTTQAPIRPGVKLAPAVQAMRDSNLVKADVVEGGAQRKRVLAAWQERFGSK
- a CDS encoding IclR family transcriptional regulator — its product is MNSTRNIMALIEALLADGGELGVRELGMRTGIPKSTVQRFLSGMEENGWVAQDKRTQGYRIGYKLLGQSNGWALRLALVNQSQELLKTLCNQTGQSVSLCTLDGFSGLSVAASLPEDGPALANRRPKLFDLHAGAAGKALLAFAPEPLQKYIVYSEPKSYTSATITGSKELLAEIEKIREKRYAVSVEELVPETAEAAAPILYPDGTVMAVLAIGGAKNSVAPQFEAFRGILQKAAARLQKSILDS
- a CDS encoding ABC transporter ATP-binding protein is translated as MLSFENVCFSYGEAKALDGVSLALKKGELLTLLGPSGCGKTTTLQIAGGFLFPDSGRVMLDGRDVSALPPEKRPTATVFQSHALFPHMSVEENVAYGLRVRGTPRAERLRRAAEMLERVGLDGYLKSRVQDLSGGQQQRVALARALILNPRVLLLDEPLSSLDARLRVRMRAEIRSLQKAFGITALYVTHDQEEALSISDRVALMQGGRLVQVGTPEEVYFSPHGDFAADFIGDAFPVTLEGRRQLLRPDQIVVAADGPLVGTLVSRAFLGASTDWVIDWQGQTLRASVPSAAEPAREIGGEVRFAILPSRDRNA
- a CDS encoding methionine ABC transporter permease, producing MAKIFGLLAEPTLQTLYMVGLSSLFAILLGLPLGIALALTEKGGLCESRVAGKALDAFVNVFRSFPFIILMIILFPLSRLIVGTTIGTTAAIVPLSISAAPFVGRVVQSALKEVDRGVIEAAQAMGADVKTIVLKVMIPEALPSLAAGATLTVIAIVGSSAMAGAIGGGGLGDVAIRYGFHRFRSDVLIAAVVVIIAIVQGIQWLGNKIVRNLSRNR
- a CDS encoding ABC transporter permease, producing MVPNNPAQRRGRALSGAELALWLAAGSGVLLFVFWPVAAVLRESLLVDGQWSLSAWRGLLGKNWPLVLNSFGVAAAVTAVTLPLASLLAVKLLYGAAAGRKLLTAVLVLSTISPPFVGSMSYLMLFGRRGLITWRLLGLEWNPYGFHGVVMMEALSQLGVATLLAAASFHRVDGSLERASLDLGASPLRTLLNVSAPLARPGLAAAALMVFVRSLSDFGTPLFVGGRFQVLASKAYNTLIGVGDFPLACAMNALLVLPSLLLLAARREARGRNFSLRLAGTRSLRLRGAGLWLPEAAAWLFVALEAAVYGLIFAGSVTKTWGTDFSLTTAHLRGLWNFSGNGFARSLVCSVAAGVGSAALGAALARLLDRATAALRRAARVLIELPYLVPGTFFGVGYLLVSSSLPWEIPAGFLIAMNCLFRQLSPSTWSAQAGLAQINPELELAVRDLGGGQGRALRDMLLPLLRPFMLVSFINAFSAAMTSTGPIIFLVSPYARVAAVELFESINSGRYGDASAMASLLIAAILAVNALAWKALGRKS